In the Burkholderia multivorans ATCC BAA-247 genome, CGAAGGACCCGACGCCGCTGATGGCGCTCGCGCTGATCAAGATCCAGCAGAAAAAGCTCGACGACGCGACGGCCTACCTGAAGCAGTACGTGCAGCTCGGTGCGAAGCAGCCGGATCTCGACGTCGGCCAGGGTTACATCTATCTCGCGCAAATCGCGATCGAACAGGGCAACGAGGCCCAGGCGTCGCAATGGCTCGACAAGGTCGACCAGACGAGCCAGCACTACCTGCCCGCGCAAATCACGCGTGCGCAGCTACTGCAGAAGCAGGGCAAGACCGACGAGGCGCGCAAGGTGCTCGACGATCTGCCCGTCACCGACCCGCGCGACGCGGCCGTGATCGCGCGCACCGACGCGTCGATCCTGTTCACCGCGAAGCGCTACGCGGAAGCGGAGGCGCGGCTCTCGCGCGCGGTCGACGATTTCCCCGACGATCCCGACCTGCGCTACGACTACGCGATGGCGGCCGAGAAGACGGGCCACTACGCGGCGATGGAAAAGCAGCTGCGCGAGCTGATCCGCACGCAGCCCGACAATCCGCAGGCATACAACGCGCTCGGCTATTCGCTTGCCGATCGCAACCAGCGGCTGCCGGAAGCGAACAAGCTGATCGAAAAGGCGCTGTCGCTCGCGCCGAACGACGCGTACATCATGGACAGCCTCGGCTGGGTCAAGTACCGGATGGGCGATACGGCCGGCGCCGCGAAGATCCTGCGCCGCGCGTACGACCTGCAGCCGAACGCCGAAATCGGCGCGCACCTCGGCGAAGTGCTGTGGAAGAGCGGCGCGCAGGACGACGCACGCTCCGCATGGCGCGCCGCGCAGAAGCTCGAGCCCGACAACGAAACGCTCGTACAGACGCTGAAACGCTTCCAGATCAACGGTCTCTGATGCAGATGTTCCCGATGTTTTCCCTGTCTTCGCGCGCCTGTCGCGCCCTCGCGGCAGCCGGCGCGGCGCTCGCGCTCGCCGGTTGCGCAAGCACGCCGCCGTCCGCGCGGGCGCCTGCCGGCGGCACGCTTCAGACGGCCGCGACGCACGCCTATCACGGCCGCTTCGCGGTGCAGTACTACGACCGGCTCGGCAAGCAGCAAAACGTGTACGGCAATTTCGACTGGCAGGAGCACGGCAACGACGTGTCGCTCGAGCTGCGCAGCCCGCTCGGCCAGACGCTCGCGATCGTGAAGTCGACGCCGCGTGCAGCGTCGCTCGAACTGCCGAACCGCCAGCCGCAATATGCGGCGGACGTCGGCGAGCTGATGCAGAACATGCTCGGCTTCTCGCTGCCGCTCGCGGGCCTGCGCTACTGGCTGCTGCCGACGCCCGCGCCCGCGACGCCGGCCGAGACCGAACGCGATCCGGCCGACGGCACGCGCCTGAAGCAGATCCGCCAGGACGGCTGGACGATCGACTACCTCGCCTACGCGGACGCACCGGCCACGGGCGTCAGACGCGTCAACCTCGTGCGCGCGACGCCGCCGCTCGACATCAAGCTCGTGCTCGATCAGTGAGCACGCGCACCCGTTTCGATACCAGCATGACCGATTCGACCCGCTCGCTGCGCAACTGTCTTGCGCCCGCGAAACTCAACCTGTTCCTGCATATCACCGGCCGCAGGCCGAACGGCTATCACGACCTGCAGAGCGTGTTTCAGCTGTTGAACTGGGGCGATACGCTGCACTTCACGCTGCGCGACGACGGCAAGGTCGCGCGTGCGACCGACGTGCCGGGCGTGCCCGAGCAGAGCGATCTCGTCGTACGCGCGGCGAACCTGCTGAAAGCGCACACGGGCACCGCCGCAGGCGTCGACATCGAGATCGACAAATGCCTGCCGATGGGCGCCGGACTCGGCGGCGGCAGCTCCGATGCCGCGACGACGCTGCTTGCGCTGAACCGTCTATGGCAGCTCAATCTGCCGCGCGCGGAATTGCAGTCGCTCGCGGTGAAACTCGGCGCCGACGTGCCGTTTTTCGTTTTTGGAAAAAATGCATTCGCAGAGGGTATCGGAGAAGAATTAGCTGAGGTACAATTGCCGACTCGCTGGTTCCTGGTTGTGACGCCACGCGTTCATGTCCCGACCGCTGAAATTTTTTCAGATGAGTTGTTGACAAGAGATTCGAAGCCAGTCACAATTACGGACTTTCTTGCACAGCAAAGCAGCGATGCGAGATGGCCAGACAGTTTCGGCCGGAACGACATGCAGCAAGTTGTGACAAGCAAGTACGCGGAAGTTGCGCAGGTGGTCAAATGGTTGTATAATGTGGCCCCCGCGAGGATGACCGGCTCCGGAGCAAGCGTGTTTGCAGCGTTTCAAAGCAAACAGCAGGCAGAAGCGGCGAAAGCCCAGTTGCCCGCCGGCTGGAACGGCGCAGTTGCCGAGAGCCTGAACGAGCATCCGCTCTTCGCTTTCGCGTCATGAAGTTTTACTTTGTCGGATGACCTACCGTCCGGCCAAGTTATCAGTTAAGTGTAGGGGAGTCGCCAAGTTGGTTAAGGCACCGGATTTTGATTCCGGCATGCGAGGGTTCGAGTCCTTCCTCCCCTGCCAAAAATTTTCCCGCATTTCCCGCCCAAGCCCGAAGCAGGTGCACGATGAGCAGCCATGACGGCCTGATGGTTTTTACTGGCAACGCCAATCCCGCGCTTGCTCAGGAAGTCGTCAACATTCTTGGAATTCCCCTCGGCAAGGCAATGGTCAGCCGTTTCTCCGACGGCGAGATCCAGGTCGAGATCCAGGAAAACGTGCGCGGCAAGGACGTCTTCGTCCTGCAATCCACGTGCGCGCCGACGAACGACAACCTGATGGAACTGATGATCATGGTCGATGCGCTGAAGCGCGCATCCGCCGGCCGGATCACCGCCGCCATCCCCTACTTCGGCTATGCCCGCCAGGACCGCCGCCCGCGTTCGGCGCGCGTCGCGATCTCGGCGAAGGTCGTCGCGAACATGCTGGAAATCGCCGGCGTCGAGCGGATCATCACGATGGATCTGCACGCCGACCAGATTCAGGGCTTCTTCGACATTCCCGTCGACAACATCTACGCAACGCCGATCCTGCTGGGCGATCTGCGCAAGCAGAACTACCCGGATCTGCTCGTCGTATCGCCGGACGTCGGCGGCGTGGTGCGTGCACGGGCACTCGCGAAGCAGCTCAACTGCGATCTCGCGATCATCGACAAGCGTCGCCCGAAGGCGAACGTGTCCGAAGTGATGAACATCATCGGTGAAGTCGAAGGCCGTACCTGCGTGATCATGGACGACATGGTCGATACGGCCGGCACGCTGTGCAAGGCGGCGCAAGTTCTGAAGGAGCGCGGCGCGAAGCAGGTGTTTGCGTACGCGACGCACCCGGTGCTGTCCGGCGGCGCCGCCGAACGCATCGCCGCCTCGGCGCTCGACGAACTCGTCGTCACCGACACGATTCCGCTGTCGGCCGAATCGCTGGCCTGCTCGAAGATCCGCTCGCTGACGAGCGCGAGCCTGCTGGCCGAAACGTTCTCGCGGATCCGCCGCGGCGATTCGGTGATGTCGCTGTTCGCGGAATCCTGATCGCGCACCGACAAACGAAGCATGCGTAAAAAGCGAAGCGGCAACGCTTCGCTTTTTGCACAATCGGACGGGATAGACGAAACCCCGTCCGTTTCATCGGGGGCCGCCATGTCGTCGGCCCCGTTTTACTGCCTGGTCGCGGGCAGCTATTGGAGAATCACATGAAAGTCGTCGCTTTCGAGCGCAAAGAGCAAGGTACGGGTGCGAGCCGCCGCCTGCGCAACGCCGGTAAGACCACGGGTATCGTCTACGGTGGCGAAGCTGCCCCGCAAATGATCGAACTCGATCACAACGCCCTGTGGCACGCCCTGAAGAAGGAAGCCTTCCACTCGTCGATCCTCGACCTCGAAGTGGCTGGCCAGTCGCAACAAGTTCTGCTGCGCGACGTGCAATACCACCCGTTCAAGCAGCTCGTGCTGCACGTGGACTTCCAGCGCGTCGACGCGAAGAAGAAGCTGCACACGAAGGTGCCGCTGCACTTCCTGAACGCCGAAGTCAGCCCGGCCGTGAAGCTGTCGAGCGCGATCGTGTCGCACGTCGCGACGGAAATCGAAGTCGAGTGCCTGCCGGCCGCGCTGCCGGAGTTCCTCGAAGTCGATCTGTCGAAGATCGAAGCCGGTCAATCGATCCACGCGAAGGACATCGCACTGCCGAAGGGCGTCGCGCTGACGGCTCACGTCGACGCGGAAAACCCGGTCATCGCATCGGCGACGATCCCGGCCGGTGCCGTGTCGGACGCTGCAGAAGGCGAAACGCCGGCTGCGTAAGCGCCTCATCGATCCGTTTCGCGAAACGGTCGACGCAACCCGCCGCGGCATGCCCGGCGGGTTTTTCTTTTTCTGCGCCCAGGCGGCCGATGCCGCCTTCGAAACGTCATGATCAAACTGATCGTCGGCCTCGGCAATCCCGGGGCGGAATACACCGCGACGCGTCACAATGCCGGCTTCTGGCTGATCGACCAGCTCGCCCGCGAGGCCGGTGCGACGCTGCGCGACGAGCGCCGCTTCCACGGCTTCTATGCGAAAGCGCGCCTCTACGGCGAAGAAGTGCATCTGCTCGAGCCGCAAACCTACATGAACCGCTCCGGCCAGTCGGTCGTCGCGCTCGCCCATTTCTTCAAGATCCTGCCCGACCAGATCCTCGTCGCGCACGACGAGCTCGACCTGCCGCCCGGCACCGTGAAGCTGAAGCTCGGCGGCGGCAGCGGCGGCCACAACGGGCTGAAGGACATCTCCGCGCATCTGTCGTCGCAGCAGTACTGGCGCCTGCGGATCGGCATCGGCCATCCACGCGATCTGATTCCGGAAAGCGCGCGCGCCGGCGCGAAACCCGACGTCGCGAACTTCGTGCTGAAGCCGCCGCGCCGCGAAGAGCAGGACGTGATCGACGCGGCAATCGAGCGCTCGCTCGCCGTGATGCCGATGATCGTCAAGGGCGAACTCGACCGCGCGACGATGCAGCTGCATCGCAACTGACGCACGGCCGCGCCCCGGCATGGCCGCCGACATGCGCGCCCGCGCCGGCGACGCGCGCCGCTGCGTGCAACATGCGGTACTCTCGTTGTTTTGCCCGTCAGGAGCCAAGCGGTGAGCCGTTACTGGAGCGATGTCGTTCAGCAACTCGTGCCTTACGTGCCGGGCGAGCAGCCCGCGCTCGCACATCCCGTCAAGCTGAACACCAACGAGAATCCCTATCCGCCGTCGCCGCGCGTCGTCGCGGCGATCGCGCGCGAACTCGGCGCGAGCGGCGACACGCTGCGCCGCTACCCCGACCCGCTCGCCCGCGCGCTGCGCGAAACGGTCGCCGCGCACCATCGCCTCCGTCCCGAGCAGGTGTTCGTCGGCAACGGCTCCGACGAAGTACTCGCGCATACGTTCCAGGCGCTGCTGAAGCACGACCGGCCGCTGCGCTTTCCCGACATCACGTACAGCTTCTATCCGACCTATGCGCGGCTGTACGGCGTCGACACGCGTACCGTGCCGCTCGCCGACGACTTCTCGATCCGCGTCGACGACTACCTCGACGACGGCGGCGGCGTGCTGTTCCCGAACCCGAATGCGCCGACCGGCCGCGCGCTGCCGCTCGCTGACATCGAGCGGATCGCGGCGGCCAATCCGTCCTCGGTCGTCGTGATCGACGAAGCGTATGTCGATTTCGGCGCGCAGTCGGCGATTGCGCTGATCGACCGCTATCCGAACCTGCTCGTCGTGCATACGACGTCGAAGGCGCGCTCGCTCGCGGGCATGCGTGTCGGCTTCGCGTTCGGCGACGCGGCGCTGATCGAAGCGCTGAACCGCGTGAAGGACAGCTTCAACTCGTACCCGCTCGACCGGCTCGCGCAGGCGGCCGCGCAGGCCGCATACGAAGACGACGCGTACTTCGTGTCGACCTGCGCGCGCGTCGTCGACAGCCGCACGCGGCTCACGCAGGCACTCGACGCGCTCGGCTTCGACGTCGTGCCGTCGGCCGCGAACTTCGTGTTCGCGCGCCATCCGACGCACGACGCCGGCACGCTCGCGGCCAAGCTGAAGGAACGGGAAATTTTTGTGCGGCATTTCCGGCTACCGCGCATCGACCAGCACTTGCGCATCACCGTCGGCACCGATGCCGAATGCGAAGCGCTCGTGGCCGCCTTGCGCGAGCTGCTCGGCTGAAGACCGCGGGCGGCACGGCAACGCCGCCCGGGAAAACGCGGCGCGCACCGGCGCGCCGCTTGCTGCGCTTACTGCGCGTCGCCGGTCGCGGCGATCAGCGCGTGATACTTCGCCATCAGTTGTGCGTGCGACTCGTCGTGCTGCGGGTCGCGCGGAATGCATTCGACCGGACACACCTGCTGGCACTGCGGTTCGTCGAAATGGCCGACGCACTCGGTGCATTTGTTCGGATCGATCACGTAGATGTCCGGGCCCATCGAAATCGCGCCGTTCGGGCACTCGGGCTCGCAAACGTCGCAATTGATGCACTCGTCGGTAATCATCAAAGCCATACTGCCACCAGCTTTCCTAGAAAAAACAATGCATTATAGCTTTTCGGCCGGCCGCCCGGGATCGCGTGCGACGCGACGGGAGCGGGACATCGAGGGGGAAATGTAGCCGTTTCGCGCATTAGCGATCGCGTCGGCGGCCGCGGCATGACAAGACATGACGGCCGACGATGCCGAGTGTCCGATACGGCGGCGCTCAGGCCTGAAGGCATCTGGATGACGCTGTAAGCGCCGATGCACCGAGCCGAATGCACCAGCGCCGGCGGCAGTTAATACCGGCCGATCTCGCGACGAAATCGGCCAGCCTGCATCAAGCGGCGGGGCCGCCCATCGCGGCGACCTTCTCGGTCAGCCACTTCTCGACGGACGGGAACACGAACTTGCTGACATCGCCACCCAACTGCGCGATTTCACGCACGATCGTGCCCGAAATGAATTGATATTGATCGGACGGCGTCATGAACATCGTCTCGACGTCGGGCAGCAGATAGCGGTTCATCCCGGCCATCTGGAACTCGTATTCGAAATCCGACACCGCGCGCAGCCCGCGCACGATCACGCGCGCGTTGTTCGTGCGCACGAAGTCCTTCAGCAGGCCCTTGAAGCCCATCACCTTCACGTTCGGGTAATGGCCGAGCACCTCGTTCGCAATCTTCAGACGTTCTTCGAGCGAGAAGAACGGCTTTTTCGCGCGACTGTCGGCGACGCCGACGACCAGCGTGTCAAAAATGCTCGACGCGCGCCGCACGAGGTCTTCGTGGCCGCGCGTCAGCGGATCGAACGTACCGGGATACACGGCGACTACCATGTCGCTCCTCCTGTCATCACGCAAACGGGGAAGCAGCGGTGCGACGTGCACGCCACTGCACAGATGGACGTGCGTCGCCGTTCGGGCGCGCCGCCTCTTTTGGAACGCGCATTATTCATCATTTTCGCGCCGCAGCAAATGATAGTGGACCGCGCCGGCCTTGCCGTGTTTCGCGACCTGCCAGCCCGCGAGCGCGTCGTGTGCGGAAAGGTCGAGCTCGGCGCCGGACTCGACGTACAGTGCGCCGCCGTCGGCGACGAGCGGCGCGGTCAACGCGATCGCGCGCGCGAGCGCGGCCGCATCGCCGAACGGCGGATCGAGGAACACGACGTCGAACGAGCGCGGCGCGAGGCCGGCCGCGAGCCGCAGCGCATCGGCCTCGGCAATCTCGACCGTGCGCGCGCCCAGCTTGTCCTTGATCGCACGCAGCTGCTGCGCGGCGCGCGGATGGCGTTCGACCATCACGACGTTCGCCGCGCCGCGCGACGCGGCTTCGAAACCGAGCGCGCCGGTGCCCGCGAACAGGTCCAGACAGCGCTGGCCTTCGAGATCCTGGCCGAGCCAGTTGAACAGCGTCTCGCGCACGCGATCGGGCGTCGGACGCAGGCCGTCGAGGTCGAGCACCGCGAGCGGCGTGCGTTTCCAGTCGCCGCCGATGATGCGGATCGTATGCGGCTTGCCGCGAGCCGACGAGGCCGCGGAGCGGCCGGAAGAGGAACGGGACATACAGGAATATCGGGACGGGGGGAACGGGCATGCGCACCGGCATGCCGGCAAACAGGCGCACGTTACCACAGCGGCGGCGCGTGCTGACGCGAGCGCGTCGCCGCGCCTGATAAAATGCGGCGTTTCGGCCGCGTTGCGCGGCGCTCCGCGAGCGCCGGCGGCTGCCCGGCGCCCCGCGGCTCGCGGCGGCCCGCCCTCTTCCCGACGTCAGACCATGTTCAGCTTCTTCAAACGATTCAAGAAAACGCAGGAGCCCGGCTCCGCGGAATCGCAGCCGGCCGACGCGCCGCAACCCGACGCCCCGTCCGACGCGCACGACGCCGACGTTCCGCCTGCACCTGCACCTGCGCCTGCCGAACCGGCCGCGCCCGCCGTCGTAATGACGGTCACGCCGAGCGACAACGGCCGCGACGAAGTCGTCGAGACCGTCGAAATCGTGCCGCCGCCCGTGCAGGATGCATCGGCGAAGAAATCGTGGCTCGCGCGCCTGAAGACGGGCCTCGCGAAAACGGGCTCGAGCATCACCG is a window encoding:
- a CDS encoding ribose-phosphate pyrophosphokinase; translated protein: MSSHDGLMVFTGNANPALAQEVVNILGIPLGKAMVSRFSDGEIQVEIQENVRGKDVFVLQSTCAPTNDNLMELMIMVDALKRASAGRITAAIPYFGYARQDRRPRSARVAISAKVVANMLEIAGVERIITMDLHADQIQGFFDIPVDNIYATPILLGDLRKQNYPDLLVVSPDVGGVVRARALAKQLNCDLAIIDKRRPKANVSEVMNIIGEVEGRTCVIMDDMVDTAGTLCKAAQVLKERGAKQVFAYATHPVLSGGAAERIAASALDELVVTDTIPLSAESLACSKIRSLTSASLLAETFSRIRRGDSVMSLFAES
- the ispE gene encoding 4-(cytidine 5'-diphospho)-2-C-methyl-D-erythritol kinase, which codes for MTDSTRSLRNCLAPAKLNLFLHITGRRPNGYHDLQSVFQLLNWGDTLHFTLRDDGKVARATDVPGVPEQSDLVVRAANLLKAHTGTAAGVDIEIDKCLPMGAGLGGGSSDAATTLLALNRLWQLNLPRAELQSLAVKLGADVPFFVFGKNAFAEGIGEELAEVQLPTRWFLVVTPRVHVPTAEIFSDELLTRDSKPVTITDFLAQQSSDARWPDSFGRNDMQQVVTSKYAEVAQVVKWLYNVAPARMTGSGASVFAAFQSKQQAEAAKAQLPAGWNGAVAESLNEHPLFAFAS
- the hisC gene encoding histidinol-phosphate transaminase is translated as MSRYWSDVVQQLVPYVPGEQPALAHPVKLNTNENPYPPSPRVVAAIARELGASGDTLRRYPDPLARALRETVAAHHRLRPEQVFVGNGSDEVLAHTFQALLKHDRPLRFPDITYSFYPTYARLYGVDTRTVPLADDFSIRVDDYLDDGGGVLFPNPNAPTGRALPLADIERIAAANPSSVVVIDEAYVDFGAQSAIALIDRYPNLLVVHTTSKARSLAGMRVGFAFGDAALIEALNRVKDSFNSYPLDRLAQAAAQAAYEDDAYFVSTCARVVDSRTRLTQALDALGFDVVPSAANFVFARHPTHDAGTLAAKLKEREIFVRHFRLPRIDQHLRITVGTDAECEALVAALRELLG
- the rsmD gene encoding 16S rRNA (guanine(966)-N(2))-methyltransferase RsmD, which encodes MSRSSSGRSAASSARGKPHTIRIIGGDWKRTPLAVLDLDGLRPTPDRVRETLFNWLGQDLEGQRCLDLFAGTGALGFEAASRGAANVVMVERHPRAAQQLRAIKDKLGARTVEIAEADALRLAAGLAPRSFDVVFLDPPFGDAAALARAIALTAPLVADGGALYVESGAELDLSAHDALAGWQVAKHGKAGAVHYHLLRRENDE
- the pth gene encoding aminoacyl-tRNA hydrolase, which produces MIKLIVGLGNPGAEYTATRHNAGFWLIDQLAREAGATLRDERRFHGFYAKARLYGEEVHLLEPQTYMNRSGQSVVALAHFFKILPDQILVAHDELDLPPGTVKLKLGGGSGGHNGLKDISAHLSSQQYWRLRIGIGHPRDLIPESARAGAKPDVANFVLKPPRREEQDVIDAAIERSLAVMPMIVKGELDRATMQLHRN
- a CDS encoding 50S ribosomal protein L25/general stress protein Ctc; translation: MKVVAFERKEQGTGASRRLRNAGKTTGIVYGGEAAPQMIELDHNALWHALKKEAFHSSILDLEVAGQSQQVLLRDVQYHPFKQLVLHVDFQRVDAKKKLHTKVPLHFLNAEVSPAVKLSSAIVSHVATEIEVECLPAALPEFLEVDLSKIEAGQSIHAKDIALPKGVALTAHVDAENPVIASATIPAGAVSDAAEGETPAA
- the lolB gene encoding lipoprotein insertase outer membrane protein LolB — translated: MQMFPMFSLSSRACRALAAAGAALALAGCASTPPSARAPAGGTLQTAATHAYHGRFAVQYYDRLGKQQNVYGNFDWQEHGNDVSLELRSPLGQTLAIVKSTPRAASLELPNRQPQYAADVGELMQNMLGFSLPLAGLRYWLLPTPAPATPAETERDPADGTRLKQIRQDGWTIDYLAYADAPATGVRRVNLVRATPPLDIKLVLDQ
- a CDS encoding YfhL family 4Fe-4S dicluster ferredoxin; translation: MALMITDECINCDVCEPECPNGAISMGPDIYVIDPNKCTECVGHFDEPQCQQVCPVECIPRDPQHDESHAQLMAKYHALIAATGDAQ
- the coaD gene encoding pantetheine-phosphate adenylyltransferase, with translation MVVAVYPGTFDPLTRGHEDLVRRASSIFDTLVVGVADSRAKKPFFSLEERLKIANEVLGHYPNVKVMGFKGLLKDFVRTNNARVIVRGLRAVSDFEYEFQMAGMNRYLLPDVETMFMTPSDQYQFISGTIVREIAQLGGDVSKFVFPSVEKWLTEKVAAMGGPAA